The Salvia miltiorrhiza cultivar Shanhuang (shh) chromosome 1, IMPLAD_Smil_shh, whole genome shotgun sequence genome has a window encoding:
- the LOC131005384 gene encoding probable receptor-like serine/threonine-protein kinase At4g34500 isoform X2 yields the protein MAASGDSADGSVFTAKTPILRQKLYVVIIATVLLALAVFVLVYVFLRRRSCKRRRVGAKRGAGLIPLVNEPDQRRAVEGLNGGEKKVFLVESVVKAAQIESESKKASSVSYESSTTRSESSSVLSASTDGLGSFGWGKCYTLRELQTASNQFSEENVIGEGGYGVVYRGVLHDGSVVAIKNLSNKRGHAEKEFKVEVEAIGKVRHKNLVGLIGYCAEGTERLLVYEYIDNGNLEQWLHGDVGPVSPLTWEVRMKIAVGAARGLAYLHEGLEPKVVHRDVKSSNILLDRKWNTKVSDFGLAKLLGSDASHVTTRVMGTFGYVCPDYASTGMLNETNDVYSFGVLLMEIITGRSPVDYSRPPGEMNLIDWFKGMIASHRGEELVDPRINVPPPPRALKRVLLVCLRCIDIDAHKRPKMGQVVHMLEADEFSYRAGTRFARETAPLHLQSTSRNEIPSAQKKVENDGGERPTGN from the exons ATGGCGGCTTCCGGCGACTCCGCCGATGGGAGCGTTTTCACCGCCAAAACTCCAATTCTCCGCCAGAAGCTCTACGTGGTCATAATCGCTACCGTCCTGCTCGCGCTGGCCGTTTTTGTTCTGGTATACGTCTTCCTCCGCCGCCGGAGCTGCAAGCGACGCCGCGTCGGCGCCAAGCGCGGCGCCGGACTCATTCCCCTGGTTAACGAGCCGGATCAACGCCGAGCAGTTGAAGGTTTGAATGGCGGTGAGAAGAAGGTGTTTCTCGTGGAGAGCGTGGTGAAGGCGGCGCAGATTGAGTCCGAGAGTAAGAAGGCGAGCTCGGTGAGCTACGAGTCGAGTACAACTCGGAGCGAGTCGTCGTCGGTTTTGTCGGCGTCGACCGACGGTTTGGGGAGCTTTGGGTGGGGGAAGTGTTACACCTTGCGGGAACTTCAAACGGCGTCGAATCAGTTTTCCGAAGAGAATGTGATCGGAGAGGGAGGATACGGCGTCGTTTACCGTGGGGTTTTGCACGATGGATCTGTGGTTGCTATAAAGAATTTATCAAACAAGAG GGGCCACGCAGAGAAGGAATTTAAGGTGGAAGTTGAAGCCATTGGGAAAGTAAGACATAAGAACCTTGTGGGTCTGATAGGTTACTGTGCGGAAGGCACTGAAAG GTTGCTTGTCTACGAGTACATTGATAATGGCAATTTGGAGCAGTGGTTACATGGTGATGTAGGCCCTGTCAGCCCTTTAACTTGGGAGGTCAGGATGAAAATTGCAGTTGGAGCAGCAAGAGG ACTGGCATACTTGCACGAAGGATTGGAACCCAAAGTTGTTCATCGTGATGTAAAATCAAGCAACATACTCTTGGATAGGAAATGGAACACAAAAGTATCAGATTTTGGACTTGCCAAGTTATTGGGATCTGATGCAAGCCATGTCACCACTCGCGTGATGGGAACATTTGG ATATGTCTGCCCTGACTATGCAAGTACTGGTATGCTTAATGAAACGAACGATGTCTACAGCTTCGGAGTTCTACTCATGGAAATAATCACTGGCAGGAGCCCGGTAGACTATTCCAGACCACCTGGAGAG ATGAACTTGATTGACTGGTTCAAAGGGATGATAGCAAGTCATCGTGGCGAAGAGTTAGTAGATCCGCGGATCAATGTTCCTCCTCCCCCAAGAGCTCTAAAGAGAGTATTACTGGTTTGCCTCCGCTGTATAGATATAGATGCCCACAAACGGCCAAAGATGGGGCAAGTTGTGCACATGCTCGAGGCAGATGAATTTTCTTACCGCGCT GGAACCCGATTTGCTCGTGAAACAGCTCCTCTACATCTCCAATCCACTAGCAGAAACGAAATTCCGTCTGCACAAAAGAAAGTGGAGAATGATGGTGGTGAAAGACCAACAGGGAACTAA
- the LOC131005384 gene encoding probable receptor-like serine/threonine-protein kinase At4g34500 isoform X1 produces the protein MAASGDSADGSVFTAKTPILRQKLYVVIIATVLLALAVFVLVYVFLRRRSCKRRRVGAKRGAGLIPLVNEPDQRRAVEGLNGGEKKVFLVESVVKAAQIESESKKASSVSYESSTTRSESSSVLSASTDGLGSFGWGKCYTLRELQTASNQFSEENVIGEGGYGVVYRGVLHDGSVVAIKNLSNKRGHAEKEFKVEVEAIGKVRHKNLVGLIGYCAEGTERLLVYEYIDNGNLEQWLHGDVGPVSPLTWEVRMKIAVGAARGLAYLHEGLEPKVVHRDVKSSNILLDRKWNTKVSDFGLAKLLGSDASHVTTRVMGTFGYVCPDYASTGMLNETNDVYSFGVLLMEIITGRSPVDYSRPPGEMNLIDWFKGMIASHRGEELVDPRINVPPPPRALKRVLLVCLRCIDIDAHKRPKMGQVVHMLEADEFSYRAVSYTSISLNLLILQYFYYETCCSGCNLQVPFIHVETHKIWLA, from the exons ATGGCGGCTTCCGGCGACTCCGCCGATGGGAGCGTTTTCACCGCCAAAACTCCAATTCTCCGCCAGAAGCTCTACGTGGTCATAATCGCTACCGTCCTGCTCGCGCTGGCCGTTTTTGTTCTGGTATACGTCTTCCTCCGCCGCCGGAGCTGCAAGCGACGCCGCGTCGGCGCCAAGCGCGGCGCCGGACTCATTCCCCTGGTTAACGAGCCGGATCAACGCCGAGCAGTTGAAGGTTTGAATGGCGGTGAGAAGAAGGTGTTTCTCGTGGAGAGCGTGGTGAAGGCGGCGCAGATTGAGTCCGAGAGTAAGAAGGCGAGCTCGGTGAGCTACGAGTCGAGTACAACTCGGAGCGAGTCGTCGTCGGTTTTGTCGGCGTCGACCGACGGTTTGGGGAGCTTTGGGTGGGGGAAGTGTTACACCTTGCGGGAACTTCAAACGGCGTCGAATCAGTTTTCCGAAGAGAATGTGATCGGAGAGGGAGGATACGGCGTCGTTTACCGTGGGGTTTTGCACGATGGATCTGTGGTTGCTATAAAGAATTTATCAAACAAGAG GGGCCACGCAGAGAAGGAATTTAAGGTGGAAGTTGAAGCCATTGGGAAAGTAAGACATAAGAACCTTGTGGGTCTGATAGGTTACTGTGCGGAAGGCACTGAAAG GTTGCTTGTCTACGAGTACATTGATAATGGCAATTTGGAGCAGTGGTTACATGGTGATGTAGGCCCTGTCAGCCCTTTAACTTGGGAGGTCAGGATGAAAATTGCAGTTGGAGCAGCAAGAGG ACTGGCATACTTGCACGAAGGATTGGAACCCAAAGTTGTTCATCGTGATGTAAAATCAAGCAACATACTCTTGGATAGGAAATGGAACACAAAAGTATCAGATTTTGGACTTGCCAAGTTATTGGGATCTGATGCAAGCCATGTCACCACTCGCGTGATGGGAACATTTGG ATATGTCTGCCCTGACTATGCAAGTACTGGTATGCTTAATGAAACGAACGATGTCTACAGCTTCGGAGTTCTACTCATGGAAATAATCACTGGCAGGAGCCCGGTAGACTATTCCAGACCACCTGGAGAG ATGAACTTGATTGACTGGTTCAAAGGGATGATAGCAAGTCATCGTGGCGAAGAGTTAGTAGATCCGCGGATCAATGTTCCTCCTCCCCCAAGAGCTCTAAAGAGAGTATTACTGGTTTGCCTCCGCTGTATAGATATAGATGCCCACAAACGGCCAAAGATGGGGCAAGTTGTGCACATGCTCGAGGCAGATGAATTTTCTTACCGCGCTGTGAGCTACACTTCTATTTCTTTGAACTTGTTAATTCTACAATATTTCTACTATGAGACTTGCTGTAGTGGATGTAACTTACAAGTGCCGTTCATACACGTAGAAACACATAAAATTTGGTTAGCATAA
- the LOC131005406 gene encoding uncharacterized protein At1g01500-like, translated as MDANEEEVLISLRGMGDTDEVLLHENGVAENGHHAVTRHPSYQPSSVKASLQWLDLRVFYVRVSKCVVDDDSTPEYLTLNHVPLNRDTLLEVNCVRTSIYSDGVSTLLKRDRLDKQSEEVTFVSTDSIRMTGSVKFEVFRENVLVLTGRLELCHSNGSLGEHRHPGQIWSMSCESDLIAGTGFLKGNQNACAPAIEVYVAGSFSGSPIILTQTLQLSHHRRKQTRKAMLEAIPEYETTLSQKEGPSTLTMPLRNYEEYRQEEGHSNAYYGMEYLEGEDGELSWFNAGVRVGVGIGLGICLGVGVGVGLLVRTYQGTTRNFTRRLL; from the exons ATGGATGCCAATGAAGAGGAGGTGCTGATTTCTCTTAGAGGAATGGGGGATACCGATGAAGTGCTCCTCCACGAAAACGGAGTAGCTGAAAACGGCCACCACGCTGTTACGAGGCACCCCTCCTACCAGCCTAGTAGTGTGAAGGCATCACTGCAGTGGCTTGATTTGAGAGTGTTTTATGTTAGAGTCAGCAAATGTGTTGTTGATGACGACTCAACACCAGAGTACCTCACGCTAAACCACGTCCCTTTGAACCGCGACACGCTCCTAGAGGTGAACTGTGTGAGGACTAGTATATACTCTGATGGCGTGTCCACCCTCCTGAAGAGGGATAGGTTGGATAAGCAGTCCGAAGAGGTCACATTCGTGAGCACCGACAGCATTAGGATGACGGGGAGTGTCAAGTTTGAGGTCTTTCGGGAGAATGTGCTCGTGCTAACGGGTAGGTTAGAGCTCTGCCACAGCAATGGATCTTTAGGGGAGCATAGGCATCCGGGGCAGATTTGGAGCATGAGCTGTGAGTCGGATTTAATTGCAGGCACCGGATTTCTCAAAGGGAATCAGAATGCGTGTGCACCGGCTATTGAAGTTTATGTGGCCGGCAGCTTCTCAGGTAGTCCTATAATACTGACTCAGACTTTGCAGCTCAGCCACCACAGGAGGAAGCAGACGAGGAAAGCGATGCTGGAAGCTATACCGGAGTATGAGACAACGCTTAGCCAGAAAGAGGGCCCGTCTACGCTCACAATGCCG ttgagaaactatGAAGAGTATAGGCAAGAGGAAGGGCATAGCAATGCCTATTATGGCATGGAATATTTAGAAGGCGAAGACGGGGAGCTATCATGGTTCAATGCCGGTGTAAGGGTAGGCGTCGGGATCGGCCTTGGTATCTGTCTTGGGGTCGGGGTCGGAGTGGGGTTGCTCGTCCGGACCTACCAAGGGACTACGAGGAATTTCACGAGGCGCCTCTTGTGA